One stretch of Diorhabda carinulata isolate Delta chromosome 5, icDioCari1.1, whole genome shotgun sequence DNA includes these proteins:
- the LOC130893884 gene encoding inositol oxygenase, whose protein sequence is MRDLKKVGSVNIIDPSELLRPEPKFAQKPVGQFRDYTIDENDPIKERVRKTYELMHTNQTVKFVQEKIEKWTKFDHFKLTMKDALIKLNDLVDESDPDVDIPNIVHAFQTAERIRKDYPDDDWFQLTGLIHDAGKVLAFFDEPQWCVVGDTFVVGCEWGENIVYRDTSFKNNVDGQNPKYNTKYGIYKPNCGLKNLMISWGHDEYLYRMLIHNKTKLPPQALSMIRYHSFYPWHSGGDYEHLMVESDKDIKKWVLNFNQYDLYTKSSEVPDIESLWPYYEKLIEKYIPGVLEW, encoded by the exons ATGAGGGACCTG aaaaaagttgGATCTGTTAACATTATCGACCCATCTGAATTACTAAGACCCGAACCAAAATTCGCTCAAAAACCTGTTGGTCAATTTAGAGATTATACCATAGACGAGAATGACCCAATTAAAGAACGAGTCAGGAAAACTTACGAATTGATGCACACCAATCAGACTGTGAAATTTGTAcaag aaaaaattgaaaaatggacGAAATTCGATCACTTCAAACTAACTATGAAGGATGCTCtcattaaattaaatgatttggTAGATGAAAGTGACCCTGATGTCGATATTCCAAACATAGTACATGCTTTTCAAACAGCAGAAAGAATAAGAAAAGATTATCCAGATGATGATTGGTTCCAACTTACAGGATTAATTCACGACGCAGGAAAA GTTCTGGCATTTTTCGACGAGCCTCAATGGTGTGTAGTAGGAGACACCTTCGTAGTAGGATGCGAATGGGgtgaaaatattgtatacagAGATACTTCATTCAAAAACAATGTAGATGGTCAAAATCCAAAGTACAA TACAAAATATGGTATCTACAAACCTAACTGTGGTCTAAAAAATCTGATGATATCTTGGGGACATGACGAATATCTATACAGAATGCTGATAcacaacaaaacaaaacttcCACCACAAGCATTATCCATGATAAGATATCACAGTTTCTATCCTTGGCATTCTGGTGGAGATTACGAACATCTTATGGTTGAATCAGATAAAGACATTAAAAAATGGGTATTAAATTTTAA TCAGTACGATTTGTATACCAAGAGCAGTGAAGTACCTGATATTGAAAGTTTGTGGCCTTACTATGAGAAACTCATTGAGAAGTATATTCCTGGTGTATTGGAATGGTag